The Ectothiorhodospiraceae bacterium 2226 region CGCCACCGCGCGAGTTCAACATCGTAGCAAACGCCCGCGCCACCGACCATGGGCACCGCCCGCGGCAAAAAGCATCCCAAAGCCCGCCTTTTTGTCGACCCGCCGGTGCACTTGGGGGCGCAAGTCCTGTAGACTAGAGCCCATCAGCGACACGGAGCGAGCGACTCCGGTCGATTCGAAGTACAAGGTCTCCCTTGTCATGCCATCCGAACCTGTGAGCATGCACGCCAACAACAAAATCATCATCGAGGGCATCACCACCGAGGGCCGCAAGTTCCGTCCCAGCGACTGGGCCGAGCGGATGAGCGGTGCCCTGTCCACCTTCGGTGGCGGGCGGATCCACTACTCCCCGCTGCTGCAGCCGCAGACCTCGCGCAGCGGCTCCAAGTGCGTGGTGGTCGATCCTGCGCTGCGCCAGATCCACCCGGAGCTGTTCCGGCACATCATCAACTTCGCGCGCGCTAACCACCTGACCATCATCGGCGAGCCTGAGCCCAGCGAGGCCTGAGGCCGTGCCGTACCTGAGCCTGCAGACCAACCAGGACTTGAGCGAGGAGCAGGCGAGCGCACTGCTTCCGCGCCTCTCGACGCAGCTCGCCGACCTGCTCGGCAAGCCCGAGCGCTACGTCATGGTAGCCCTGCGCCCGCCCGTGCCGATGATGTTCGCCGGCAGCGACGCCCCCGCCGCTTATCTGGAACTGAAGAGCATCGGGCTGCCGTCCGCAGACGCACCGGCCCTGTCGGCCGAGCTATGCGCCCTGCTCGAGGAAACACTCGGCATCCCCCGCGACCGCGTGTATATCGAGTTTGCCGACGCGCCCCGCACGATGTGGGGCTGGAACGGGCGGACCTTCTAGCCGGCGCGGCCTGTACGCTCGGGGCGCCCCGCGGCTACAATGCCGGCACCCATAAACGCGGAGTCTTGCCGTCCGATGCGTAGCTCGCAGTTTCTACTCAGCACCCTCAAGGAAACCCCCTCCGACGCCGAGGTCGTCAGCCACCAGCTCATGCTGCGCGCGGGCATGATCCGGCGCCTGTCCAGCGGACTTTACACTTGGCTGCCGCTGGGCCTGCGCGTACTGCGCAAGGTGGAGGCCGTGGTGCGCGAGGAGATGAACCGCGCCGGGGCCCAGGAGGTACTGATGCCCGCGGTACAGCCGGCCGAGTTGTGGCAGGAGTCGGGCCGCTGGGAGCAGTACGGCCCCGAGTTGCTGCGCCTCAAGGACCGCCACCAGCGCGAATTCTGTTTCGGGCCGACCCACGAGGAAGTCATCACCGACCTCGCGCGCAACGAGCTGCGCAGCTACAAGCAGCTGCCCGCCAACTTCTACCAGATCCAGACCAAATTCCGCGACGAGATCCGTCCGCGCTTCGGCGTGATGCGCGCGCGCGAGTTCCTGATGAAGGACGCCTACTCCTTCCACCAGGATGCGGCCTCGCTGAACGAGACGTACGAGGTGATGTACGCGGCGTACACGCGGATCTTCCAGCGCCTGGGACTGGACTTTCGCGCGGTGCGCGCCGACACGGGCTCCATCGGCGGCAGCCTGTCCCACGAGTTTCACGTGCTGGCGGACTCCGGCGAGGACGCCATTGCCTTCTCCGACGGCAGCGATTACGCGGCCAACGTGGAGTTGGCGGAGGCGGTCGCGCCCGCCGCCGAGGCACCCGCACCCGGCGAGGACCTGCGCCTGGTCGACACCCCCAATGCCAAGACCATCGCCGAGCTCGTCGAGCAATTCGGCGTCCCCATCGAGCGCACGGTGAAGACCCTGGTCGTCGCCGCCAGCGAGGAGAGCGGCGGCGGCCTCGTCGCACTGCTGATCCGCGGCGATCACGAGTTGAATGCGGTCAAAGCCGAGAAGCTGCCCCAGGTGGCCGCGCCGCTGCGTTTTGCCGAGGAAAGCGAGATCCGCGCCGCCATCGGCGCTGGGCCGGGC contains the following coding sequences:
- a CDS encoding DUF3579 domain-containing protein translates to MHANNKIIIEGITTEGRKFRPSDWAERMSGALSTFGGGRIHYSPLLQPQTSRSGSKCVVVDPALRQIHPELFRHIINFARANHLTIIGEPEPSEA
- a CDS encoding proline--tRNA ligase — its product is MRSSQFLLSTLKETPSDAEVVSHQLMLRAGMIRRLSSGLYTWLPLGLRVLRKVEAVVREEMNRAGAQEVLMPAVQPAELWQESGRWEQYGPELLRLKDRHQREFCFGPTHEEVITDLARNELRSYKQLPANFYQIQTKFRDEIRPRFGVMRAREFLMKDAYSFHQDAASLNETYEVMYAAYTRIFQRLGLDFRAVRADTGSIGGSLSHEFHVLADSGEDAIAFSDGSDYAANVELAEAVAPAAEAPAPGEDLRLVDTPNAKTIAELVEQFGVPIERTVKTLVVAASEESGGGLVALLIRGDHELNAVKAEKLPQVAAPLRFAEESEIRAAIGAGPGSLGPVKLPIPCVIDRAVAALADFAAGANVDGKHHFGINWARDAARPAVADLRNVVAGDASPDGKGTLSIRRGIEVGHIFQLGTKYSAALGATVLDEQGQSIVMPMGCYGIGVSRVVAAAIEQNHDARGIIWPQAIAPFQVALVPINMHKSQRLREAADALYAALTDAGFEVFYDDRKERPGVMFADMELIGIPHRVVLSERGLDAGEIEYKGRSDDQAAQVPMAELAAFLRDRLAV